A window from Theobroma cacao cultivar B97-61/B2 chromosome 3, Criollo_cocoa_genome_V2, whole genome shotgun sequence encodes these proteins:
- the LOC108661134 gene encoding uncharacterized protein LOC108661134 yields the protein MRFDKKGKLSPRYVGPFEILEKVGAMAYHLALPPDLSNIHLLFHVLMLRKYNPNPSHVIQYETIQLRDDLTYEEQPVDILDRQVKKLRSKDVALVKVLWRNHTSEEVTWEAEEDMQTKYSHLFNT from the coding sequence atgaggtttgacaaaaagggaaaattaaGTCCTCGGTATGTAGGACccttcgagatcttagaaaaGGTTGGAGCAATGGCATACCATTTGGCACTACCGCCTGACCTCTCGAATATCCATCTACTATTTCATGTGTTGATGCTTAGAAAGTATAATCCAAATCCATCTCATGTAATACAATATGAAACTATTCAGTTAAGAGATGACTTAACCTATGAGGAGCAACCGGTGGATATTCTTGATAGGCAAGTCAAAAAGCTCCgttcaaaggatgtagcctTAGTGAAAGTATTATGGCGAAACCACACCAGTGAAGAGGTAACGTGGGAGGCTGAAGAGGATATGCAAACAAAGTATTCTCACCTCTTTAATACATAG